TTTCCAACGCACTAAAAATCAGGTCTGGGGCCGCATGTTGGGGTTCGCCAATGGACATGGCGATCGGCGTGACACCATCGGGCGGTGACACGTCCGCCAGCAGCGCGGCAAGGCGCTGAAACGGATAATCTGTCAGCCCATCCAGTTGGCTGTTGTACATCCTGTCACTCGTCCCAAAGTGCCTTGGCCCTGCTGTATACAGGCCGCGGCGTCCCAATATTGAACCGGCCTGAAAAACGCCGGTCGAACCGGCCTGAAAAACGCCGGTCAAGCCGGCCTAAAAACAGGCTTGGTGTCCCTCACCTGTGCAGAGTCACCTGCAAAGGTAAACGTGAGGTTAACGAATTCGATTTTTACCTTAAGAGTCAGGGGGTTGGAAGATGATTCTCAACGGCTCTCTTAATTATTTAATGGCCAAAAGGTCCGGTTTTGGAAGACTCACATATCGGCTGTCGCTTGAGGCCACTTGCGTCGATAGTTTAAGCACCACATCTCAGTCTAATATAGCGCGCTCAACACTTTAAGGTCGCACACCTATGACCCAACCTCCCCCACAGCATATTCTTGTTTTTGGCGCGACTGGCGGCACCGGCAAAGCCTTTGTTGAACAAGCCTTAGCGCACGGCCATCGCATCACGGCTTTTCTGCGCGACCCCTCTAAATTGACCCCACACGACAACCTGACCACCGTTCAGGGGGATTTATTTGATGCCGAGGCCGTTAAAGCGGCAGTTTCTGGCGACCACCAGGCTGTCTTCACGGCGTACGGGTTTTCCAATAAAGAGCCAGATACCAAGCATCAACGCGTTACCCAGGCTGTGGTGGATGGCATGAAAAAGGCCGGGGTTGCCCGTCTCGTCGCGGTCAGTTCCATGGGGGCGGGCGAGTCCGCGGGCATTGGCCCCTTTTGGGTCAGATTTGTCGCCAAGGTTATTCTCAAACATATCATTCCCGATAAAACCCTGCAGGAGAACGTGATCAAGAACGCGGGCCTCGACTGGACCCTCCTGCGTCCGCCCATGTTGGTCAGCAAATCCGCCACCGGGCACTACACCGTGTGGGAGGGTCAAAAGCCACCAAGTAAAGTGGCCTGGAAAATTGCCCGGGCCGATGTCGCTGCTGA
This genomic stretch from Rhodospirillaceae bacterium harbors:
- a CDS encoding SDR family oxidoreductase gives rise to the protein MTQPPPQHILVFGATGGTGKAFVEQALAHGHRITAFLRDPSKLTPHDNLTTVQGDLFDAEAVKAAVSGDHQAVFTAYGFSNKEPDTKHQRVTQAVVDGMKKAGVARLVAVSSMGAGESAGIGPFWVRFVAKVILKHIIPDKTLQENVIKNAGLDWTLLRPPMLVSKSATGHYTVWEGQKPPSKVAWKIARADVAAEALRCIETGDHGHKALQISW